The Deltaproteobacteria bacterium genome window below encodes:
- the metG gene encoding methionine--tRNA ligase, giving the protein MPEAKKTFYVTTPIYYVNDVPHIGHAYTTIAADCIARFKRLKGLDVLFLTGTDEHGQKVEKAAATAGLAPLDFASGVGQRFKDLWARLNVTNDDFIRTTEERHLKAVSRLWETVQAKGDIYLGEYEDWYCTPCESFWTDKQLKYGKCPDCGRPVEKLKEPSYFFRLSKYGEPLLKHIEANPGFIKPENRRNEVVSFLREGLRDLSISRTTFKWGIPVPGDPAHVMYVWFDALTNYLTATGYPDDMGRSQRYWPADVHLIGKDILRFHAVYWPAFLMAAGIEPPKEVFAHGWWTIEGQKMSKSKGNVVDPWATAEKFGVDAFRYFLLREVPFGVDGDFSEKALVGRLNSDLANDLGNLLSRSITMIEKYRDGVVPPADSVGREELEGRIRFLFKELPHQYEEKMNELSFHEALGKAWAAVRELNMYVDKAAPWKEKDGATLSAVLATLAEGLRIIAVYAWPVIPDSAQKIWESLGLEGDIGKAKFDEAVAWGSTISGLKVKKTPPLFPRVQ; this is encoded by the coding sequence ATGCCTGAGGCTAAAAAGACCTTTTACGTCACCACCCCCATTTATTACGTGAACGACGTGCCGCACATAGGGCACGCCTACACGACCATCGCCGCGGACTGCATAGCCCGTTTCAAGAGGCTCAAGGGTCTCGACGTCCTCTTTCTTACCGGCACCGACGAGCACGGCCAGAAGGTGGAGAAGGCGGCGGCTACTGCAGGGCTTGCGCCTTTGGATTTCGCCTCGGGCGTGGGGCAGAGGTTCAAGGACCTCTGGGCCAGGCTTAATGTCACGAACGACGACTTCATAAGGACTACCGAGGAGAGGCACCTTAAGGCGGTCTCCCGGCTCTGGGAGACAGTGCAGGCAAAGGGCGATATATACCTCGGCGAGTACGAGGACTGGTACTGCACCCCTTGCGAGAGCTTCTGGACGGATAAGCAGCTTAAGTACGGCAAGTGCCCGGACTGCGGCCGCCCCGTTGAAAAGCTCAAGGAGCCGAGCTATTTTTTCAGGCTCTCCAAGTACGGCGAGCCGCTCCTTAAACATATTGAAGCGAACCCCGGCTTCATAAAGCCCGAGAACAGGAGAAACGAGGTCGTCTCTTTTTTGAGAGAAGGGCTCCGCGACCTGAGCATAAGCAGGACCACCTTCAAGTGGGGCATACCAGTGCCCGGCGACCCGGCGCATGTGATGTACGTATGGTTCGACGCGCTCACCAATTACCTGACCGCGACAGGCTACCCTGACGACATGGGCCGGAGCCAAAGGTACTGGCCAGCCGACGTGCATCTCATCGGGAAGGACATACTCCGCTTCCACGCGGTCTACTGGCCCGCTTTCCTCATGGCGGCTGGTATCGAGCCGCCGAAAGAGGTCTTCGCCCACGGGTGGTGGACCATCGAAGGGCAGAAGATGAGCAAATCGAAGGGGAATGTCGTGGACCCCTGGGCGACTGCCGAGAAGTTCGGGGTGGACGCGTTCAGGTATTTTCTTTTGCGCGAGGTGCCCTTCGGCGTAGACGGCGACTTTTCGGAGAAGGCCCTTGTCGGCAGGCTCAATAGCGACCTCGCGAACGACCTGGGGAACCTCCTTAGCAGGTCAATCACTATGATAGAGAAGTACAGGGACGGTGTCGTCCCCCCGGCGGATTCGGTCGGGAGGGAGGAGCTTGAGGGGAGGATCAGGTTCCTTTTCAAAGAGCTCCCGCACCAGTACGAGGAGAAGATGAACGAGCTCTCTTTCCACGAGGCCCTAGGAAAGGCGTGGGCAGCCGTAAGGGAGCTTAACATGTATGTCGACAAGGCCGCGCCCTGGAAGGAGAAGGACGGGGCGACACTTTCGGCTGTGCTGGCGACCCTCGCAGAGGGGCTAAGGATTATAGCGGTATACGCATGGCCGGTTATCCCGGACTCTGCCCAGAAGATATGGGAGAGCCTCGGGCTTGAAGGCGATATAGGAAAGGCAAAATTCGACGAGGCCGTGGCCTGGGGAAGTACGATTTCAGGCCTCAAGGTCAAAAAAACGCCCCCGCTCTTCCCGAGGGTGCAGTAA
- a CDS encoding BlaI/MecI/CopY family transcriptional regulator — protein MNMIKKARFDGYGKLLGPLEQEIMEFLWKSGEASGREVHSGLASRQVALTTVLTVLERLVNKGLVTKSKGESVFLFRPAYTKDEFARAVSQDVFRGIMEISSSGMCASFVDALAEADPEELERLSALIESKKKELKSLEEG, from the coding sequence ATGAACATGATAAAAAAGGCCAGATTCGACGGATACGGAAAGCTCCTGGGGCCGCTCGAGCAGGAGATAATGGAATTCCTTTGGAAGAGCGGGGAGGCGAGCGGCAGGGAGGTCCATTCAGGGCTCGCGTCCAGGCAGGTCGCCCTCACGACCGTCCTCACGGTGCTTGAGAGGCTCGTGAACAAGGGGCTCGTTACCAAGTCCAAGGGCGAGAGCGTATTCCTTTTCAGGCCCGCCTACACGAAGGACGAGTTCGCCAGGGCCGTATCCCAGGACGTCTTCCGGGGCATAATGGAGATATCGTCGAGCGGCATGTGCGCCTCGTTCGTGGACGCGCTCGCGGAAGCCGACCCCGAAGAGCTCGAACGCCTCTCGGCGCTCATTGAGTCGAAAAAGAAGGAGCTTAAGTCTTTGGAGGAAGGATAG
- a CDS encoding TolC family protein, whose protein sequence is MTLRSTLARAYVASAFLALLLLAFPGAAHPEEDLLLKPLLDEALANNPEIRAMQERYNALRARSKAEGALDDPVLRIEKEEIPTGSPFELGSPPTVTRYSISQTFPFPGKKSLKEDIALKEAGAAKADLRAKELEVLESVKNAYYDYAFLDESIRVTREIKRLLEDMSRIAQSRYATGQVSQQDAIRVNVETAAINEEIISLEARKGIAASRLKALLDRPQDSDLPERAALPLKRAAIDIEELTRSALSQNPEVKALESEAEANELSARLAKKNYYPDFMVGVEPMERDGRFSSYGVMFQMNIPIWRGKYDSLSEEARAGARSAKARLLAAQNGKGFEVRSAVLLVEAAGRTIDLYETSLLPLVELSFESAVRNYQAGKVDFLTLLDTERELKRVRIDRVTAVAEYMKRLAALERVTGSELLP, encoded by the coding sequence ATGACCTTAAGAAGCACCCTAGCGCGGGCATATGTTGCATCGGCGTTCCTTGCCCTTCTCTTGCTTGCCTTTCCGGGCGCGGCTCATCCGGAGGAAGACCTCCTTCTTAAGCCCCTTCTCGATGAAGCCCTGGCCAATAACCCCGAGATACGGGCCATGCAGGAGAGGTACAACGCCCTCAGGGCGCGCTCGAAAGCCGAGGGCGCCCTCGACGACCCGGTCTTGAGGATCGAGAAGGAAGAGATCCCGACCGGAAGCCCCTTCGAGCTCGGAAGCCCTCCGACCGTCACCAGGTATTCGATAAGCCAGACGTTCCCCTTTCCCGGCAAGAAGTCTCTTAAAGAGGACATCGCGTTGAAGGAGGCCGGCGCCGCGAAGGCTGACCTCCGGGCAAAGGAGCTTGAGGTCCTCGAATCGGTGAAGAACGCATATTACGATTACGCCTTTCTGGATGAGTCCATAAGGGTCACCCGGGAGATAAAGAGGCTCCTTGAGGACATGTCCAGGATAGCGCAGTCCAGGTACGCGACAGGTCAGGTATCCCAGCAGGACGCCATAAGGGTGAACGTCGAGACAGCCGCCATCAACGAGGAGATAATCTCGCTCGAGGCCCGGAAGGGGATAGCGGCTTCAAGGCTCAAGGCCCTGCTTGACAGGCCGCAGGATTCCGACCTGCCGGAGAGGGCCGCGCTCCCCCTTAAGCGGGCGGCGATAGATATCGAAGAGCTTACCAGGTCCGCCCTCTCGCAAAACCCCGAGGTAAAGGCCCTCGAATCCGAGGCCGAGGCAAACGAGCTCTCGGCGAGGCTGGCGAAAAAGAACTACTACCCCGATTTCATGGTAGGGGTCGAGCCCATGGAGCGGGACGGCAGGTTCAGTAGCTACGGCGTGATGTTCCAGATGAACATCCCCATCTGGCGGGGCAAGTACGACAGCCTTTCGGAAGAAGCGCGGGCGGGTGCGCGCTCTGCAAAGGCGAGGCTACTGGCAGCGCAGAACGGGAAGGGCTTCGAGGTGAGGAGCGCGGTCCTCCTGGTAGAGGCCGCCGGGAGGACCATAGACCTCTACGAGACGAGCCTTCTGCCGCTTGTCGAGCTTTCGTTCGAATCAGCGGTAAGGAACTATCAGGCGGGGAAGGTCGACTTCCTCACCCTCCTCGACACCGAACGGGAGCTTAAGAGGGTCAGGATCGATCGCGTAACGGCAGTCGCGGAATACATGAAGAGGCTCGCCGCGCTTGAAAGGGTAACAGGGTCTGAGCTGCTCCCCTGA
- a CDS encoding efflux RND transporter periplasmic adaptor subunit, whose product MKKPYWAAVLVIGIIIGGLLAWNLKTGEAPVGTEAERKVLYYRNPMNPEITSPVPLKDSMGMDYIPVYEGDAPEAPGIVRISPERLQLIGVRSEVATRRSLERTIRTVGRVEPVENRVFVINAKVPGWVERLYVDRTDQMVEKGQKLLELFSPDLVSAQEEYLLAWKAAEEVKASPYPDVRSGAAALLEAARQRLRYWDISEEQIELLSKSGKAMRTMSISAPSSGSVTEKMIVEGQRIDAGEPLFKIIDHSAVWVYGEIYEYEMPYVKKGQKATLAPAYSEGDAYTGKIEHIYSHLGSIRYVPEAGTEVRTMKVRFELQNPDHRLKLGMYLNVELSVNIADSAIALPDSALIDSGERQIAIIDRRDGTFEPREVKTGGKADGFFQVLQGVSEGEWVVTQANFLIDSESKLKAAVAGLSALHDHAGSAVKMEGPRKDASGKAGDDHSGHAMSPGRSGGEGAAEGAGAGRSGHENGSHESHPDPMDLHEGH is encoded by the coding sequence ATGAAAAAGCCTTACTGGGCCGCAGTCCTAGTAATCGGTATCATCATCGGCGGGCTCCTCGCCTGGAACTTAAAGACTGGCGAGGCCCCGGTAGGGACCGAGGCCGAGAGGAAGGTCCTCTATTACCGCAATCCCATGAACCCGGAGATAACCTCCCCGGTTCCCCTGAAGGACTCGATGGGCATGGATTACATACCCGTCTACGAAGGCGATGCCCCCGAGGCTCCTGGCATCGTAAGGATAAGCCCGGAGCGGCTTCAGCTTATAGGGGTAAGGTCTGAAGTGGCTACCCGCCGTAGCCTTGAGAGGACCATAAGGACAGTGGGGCGGGTCGAGCCGGTGGAGAACAGGGTCTTCGTCATAAACGCGAAGGTGCCCGGATGGGTCGAGAGGCTTTACGTCGACCGGACGGACCAGATGGTGGAAAAGGGGCAGAAGCTCCTTGAGCTCTTCAGCCCCGACCTCGTCTCCGCGCAAGAGGAATACCTCCTTGCGTGGAAGGCCGCGGAGGAGGTGAAGGCTAGCCCGTATCCCGATGTACGTAGCGGCGCGGCGGCCCTCCTCGAAGCCGCAAGGCAGCGCCTCAGGTACTGGGACATCTCAGAGGAGCAGATAGAGCTTCTGAGTAAATCCGGCAAGGCCATGAGGACCATGAGCATAAGCGCCCCTTCGAGCGGGAGCGTTACCGAGAAGATGATAGTTGAGGGACAGAGGATAGACGCCGGAGAGCCGCTTTTCAAGATAATAGACCACTCGGCCGTGTGGGTCTACGGCGAAATATACGAGTACGAGATGCCGTACGTGAAGAAGGGGCAGAAGGCGACCCTTGCCCCCGCCTATTCGGAGGGAGATGCCTACACCGGAAAGATTGAACACATCTACAGCCACCTGGGCTCCATAAGATATGTGCCGGAGGCCGGCACGGAAGTGAGGACAATGAAGGTCAGGTTCGAGCTCCAGAACCCTGACCACAGGCTTAAGCTGGGCATGTACCTGAACGTGGAGCTTTCGGTAAATATCGCCGATTCCGCCATAGCCTTGCCCGACTCCGCCCTTATCGACTCCGGCGAAAGACAGATAGCCATCATCGACAGACGGGACGGGACATTCGAGCCCAGGGAAGTAAAGACCGGCGGCAAGGCCGACGGCTTCTTCCAGGTGCTTCAGGGCGTAAGCGAAGGCGAATGGGTCGTTACCCAGGCGAACTTCCTTATCGACTCGGAGAGCAAGCTCAAGGCCGCGGTCGCCGGGTTGAGCGCGCTGCACGACCACGCCGGCAGCGCCGTCAAGATGGAAGGCCCGCGGAAGGACGCATCCGGAAAGGCCGGGGACGACCATTCCGGGCACGCCATGAGTCCGGGCCGTTCCGGCGGGGAGGGAGCAGCTGAAGGCGCAGGCGCTGGCCGCTCCGGCCACGAGAACGGAAGCCATGAAAGCCATCCTGACCCGATGGATTTACACGAGGGGCACTGA
- the holB gene encoding DNA polymerase III subunit delta', whose amino-acid sequence MGFQEIVGHEREIGILKGLIVSGRVPHAFLFAGPDGVGKKLAARAFAAALNCASPGGDSCGLCRDCAAIEGGSHPNVMEIWPLDKPVDKGGERDPLGLIRIDQIREVQSVLKYRAERGTKVVIVNGADRFMPAAANAFLKTLEEPPGGSVIILVSSRPADLLPTVVSRCRRVNFRPLSDDAVRAFLIEKKGIAPAEAGAVARLSGGSVSRAVSYIEEGWLQKRRDVVEKLLSFGPNDADEALKFAEELSKRDDLDEMLDFLKSWYRDRIVAFEGAPHLIANTDMQRRMKDDRVEDFNRLSSSFWAVEEAMRSIAPPRYGNRQLTMEALVLKLSGALFM is encoded by the coding sequence ATGGGTTTTCAGGAGATAGTCGGGCACGAGCGCGAGATAGGGATACTTAAGGGGCTTATAGTCTCGGGCAGGGTCCCTCACGCGTTCCTGTTCGCGGGCCCGGACGGCGTTGGAAAGAAGCTCGCGGCAAGGGCCTTTGCCGCGGCGCTCAACTGCGCGTCTCCCGGCGGCGACTCGTGCGGGCTATGCCGCGACTGCGCCGCGATCGAGGGCGGGTCCCATCCCAACGTAATGGAGATATGGCCGCTCGATAAGCCGGTCGACAAGGGGGGCGAAAGGGACCCGCTCGGCCTCATAAGGATAGACCAGATAAGGGAGGTGCAGTCGGTCCTTAAATACAGGGCCGAACGCGGCACGAAGGTCGTCATAGTGAACGGGGCAGACAGGTTCATGCCTGCCGCCGCCAACGCGTTTTTGAAGACACTCGAAGAGCCGCCCGGCGGGTCTGTAATCATACTAGTATCCTCCAGGCCCGCCGACCTCCTCCCTACGGTCGTCTCAAGGTGCAGGAGGGTAAACTTCAGGCCGCTTTCCGATGATGCGGTAAGGGCTTTCCTCATAGAGAAAAAGGGGATCGCCCCTGCCGAGGCAGGGGCTGTCGCGCGTCTCTCCGGGGGCTCCGTATCGAGGGCTGTAAGCTATATCGAGGAGGGATGGCTCCAGAAGAGGAGGGATGTCGTCGAGAAGCTACTGTCGTTCGGCCCGAACGACGCGGACGAGGCCCTGAAGTTCGCCGAGGAGCTTTCAAAGAGGGACGACCTAGACGAGATGCTCGACTTTCTGAAGTCATGGTACAGGGACAGGATAGTGGCATTCGAGGGCGCCCCGCACCTTATAGCCAATACCGACATGCAAAGGCGCATGAAGGACGACCGCGTGGAGGACTTTAACCGCCTCTCTTCCTCTTTCTGGGCGGTCGAGGAGGCAATGAGGAGCATCGCGCCCCCGAGGTACGGGAACAGGCAGCTCACTATGGAAGCGCTGGTACTTAAGCTCTCGGGCGCGCTCTTCATGTAG
- a CDS encoding stage 0 sporulation family protein — MVRVAGVRFKKACKVYDFEAGALELHPGDAVIVEVERGLGMGTLVYSPREVDPATLTMPLKKIVRKADAVDIERLGFNTERENEAFAICKERILKYNLPMKLIRVEYLFDSSKAIFYFTSDTRVDFRELVKDLAATFHTRIEMRQIGVRDEAKMIGGLGPCGRELCCSGFLADFEPVTIKMAKEQNLALNPVKISGICGRLMCCLSYEHDFYQSERKRDREKERESVRDAGKDASDRGKGEEKRQRPDRDRGKKPGKAAQGQQGQHGQKSGCGGCGRHDKKKHRPKDDGKPGQGADGKPGQGADGNA, encoded by the coding sequence ATGGTAAGGGTAGCTGGAGTCAGGTTCAAGAAAGCTTGCAAGGTCTACGATTTCGAGGCCGGGGCCCTGGAGCTCCATCCGGGGGACGCCGTGATAGTCGAGGTGGAAAGGGGCCTCGGCATGGGGACGCTCGTCTACAGTCCAAGGGAGGTGGACCCGGCGACGCTCACGATGCCGCTTAAAAAGATAGTCAGGAAGGCCGACGCCGTGGACATAGAAAGGCTCGGCTTCAATACCGAGAGGGAGAACGAGGCATTCGCCATATGCAAGGAGAGGATACTCAAGTATAACCTCCCCATGAAGCTCATAAGGGTCGAGTACCTATTCGATTCGAGCAAGGCAATATTCTATTTCACGTCGGATACCAGGGTCGATTTTCGCGAGCTCGTTAAGGACCTGGCCGCGACATTCCACACCCGGATAGAGATGCGCCAGATCGGCGTGAGGGACGAGGCCAAGATGATAGGCGGCCTCGGCCCGTGCGGAAGAGAGCTATGCTGCTCGGGGTTCCTCGCCGATTTCGAGCCAGTTACCATCAAGATGGCCAAAGAGCAGAACCTGGCCTTGAACCCGGTGAAAATATCCGGCATATGCGGCAGGCTCATGTGCTGCCTCTCTTACGAGCACGATTTCTACCAGAGCGAGAGGAAGAGGGACAGGGAAAAGGAAAGGGAGAGCGTAAGGGACGCTGGCAAGGACGCAAGCGACAGGGGCAAGGGCGAGGAGAAGCGCCAGAGGCCCGACCGGGACCGCGGGAAAAAGCCGGGCAAAGCCGCACAGGGACAGCAGGGACAACATGGGCAGAAGAGCGGCTGCGGCGGCTGCGGCAGGCATGACAAAAAAAAGCACAGGCCCAAGGATGACGGAAAACCAGGGCAAGGGGCTGACGGAAAGCCGGGGCAGGGGGCTGACGGGAATGCCTGA
- the tmk gene encoding dTMP kinase: protein MGFFITFEGIEGCGKSTQKELLKGYLEKKGREVLTVREPGGTLLGEKVRAILLEAGDEPIDPWAELFLYQACRAQLVTRVIRPALEAGKVVISDRFYDSTLAYQGYGRGLDRAAVKRLNALGSGGLVPDLTFLIDCEVEEGLKRAFSRIASAKGAREDRFEREDLDFHRRVREGFLGAAKREPRIKVVDGSAEISTVHKEICDIIDRAMG from the coding sequence TTGGGTTTCTTCATAACATTCGAGGGAATTGAGGGCTGCGGGAAATCCACCCAGAAGGAGCTCCTGAAGGGCTATCTCGAAAAGAAGGGGAGAGAGGTCCTTACGGTCAGGGAGCCGGGCGGCACGCTCCTCGGCGAGAAGGTAAGGGCCATACTCCTTGAGGCCGGGGACGAGCCCATAGACCCCTGGGCCGAGCTATTTCTCTACCAGGCATGCAGGGCGCAGCTCGTAACCCGCGTCATAAGGCCGGCCCTTGAGGCCGGCAAGGTCGTCATATCCGACAGATTCTACGATTCGACCCTAGCGTACCAGGGCTACGGCAGAGGCCTTGACAGGGCGGCGGTAAAGAGGCTCAACGCACTCGGCTCCGGCGGCCTTGTCCCGGATTTGACCTTCCTCATAGACTGCGAAGTGGAAGAAGGCTTGAAGAGGGCCTTTTCGCGCATAGCCTCCGCAAAAGGCGCAAGGGAGGACCGCTTCGAAAGGGAGGACCTCGATTTTCACAGGCGCGTAAGGGAGGGATTCCTCGGGGCGGCCAAGCGCGAACCGAGGATAAAGGTCGTGGACGGCTCCGCTGAAATCTCTACGGTCCACAAGGAGATATGTGATATCATTGACAGGGCGATGGGCTAG
- a CDS encoding M56 family metallopeptidase, whose product MAAPLLFISVFAFSAAWLIYALPTLLFFTESVLEACQSLLVMCVEFLSLGKLAFFWSGAILLATGFACAAFRAISAFARTRRAVRQLPVHYAKGGLALIKDESVRAAFTYGLLKPRVYISTGLLNILSSEEAKAVLLHEINHKKRRDPLRFLALGFLKDAFFYIPAARQLASYSRLKREEEADDAAARSSYGPITLASAILKVARNNIYLPVPSITGSQTDLSGRIRRLVEGKKTAFPLAPRKAAASAAIALFLAASLAMPIYAGSLSHDCTMERCETHAELLDDCKTHCSHKGH is encoded by the coding sequence GTGGCCGCCCCTCTCCTTTTTATCTCTGTATTCGCGTTTTCAGCCGCATGGCTCATTTACGCGCTGCCGACGCTACTCTTCTTTACGGAGAGCGTCCTTGAGGCCTGCCAATCTCTCCTTGTCATGTGTGTTGAATTCCTCTCCCTCGGCAAGCTCGCGTTCTTCTGGTCCGGGGCAATCCTCCTTGCAACAGGTTTCGCATGCGCCGCTTTCCGCGCAATCTCGGCTTTCGCAAGAACAAGAAGGGCTGTAAGGCAACTCCCGGTTCATTACGCCAAGGGCGGGCTCGCCCTTATAAAAGACGAGAGCGTCAGGGCCGCCTTTACCTACGGACTCCTTAAGCCCAGGGTCTATATCTCTACCGGACTCCTTAATATCCTTTCAAGCGAAGAGGCGAAGGCCGTCCTCCTCCACGAGATAAACCACAAGAAGAGAAGGGACCCATTGAGGTTCCTGGCCTTAGGCTTCCTCAAGGACGCCTTCTTCTATATTCCAGCCGCGCGCCAGCTTGCATCTTACTCAAGGCTAAAAAGGGAAGAGGAGGCGGACGACGCGGCGGCAAGGTCTTCATACGGACCGATCACGCTCGCGTCTGCCATACTCAAGGTCGCAAGGAACAATATCTACCTGCCCGTGCCTTCGATAACGGGCAGCCAGACGGACCTCTCCGGCAGGATACGGAGGCTTGTCGAAGGGAAAAAGACCGCGTTCCCTCTAGCGCCCAGGAAAGCGGCTGCGAGCGCGGCAATCGCCCTTTTCTTAGCGGCATCCCTTGCCATGCCGATATACGCGGGCTCGCTTTCACATGATTGCACTATGGAGCGGTGCGAAACACATGCCGAGCTGTTAGACGACTGCAAGACCCACTGCTCTCACAAGGGGCATTGA